In Fusobacterium sp. SYSU M8D902, the following proteins share a genomic window:
- the cdd gene encoding cytidine deaminase — MEKIFTEYKDILDKAFEVMEKAYAPYSNYHVGACVKTKDGKYHVGANVENASYGLTNCAERSALFHVYSLGYRQEDIVSMALVTGGNTLGSPCGACRQVMVELLNRDTPVVIANTNSQAMVTTIAELLPFSFTSDDLK, encoded by the coding sequence ATGGAAAAAATATTTACTGAATACAAAGATATATTAGATAAAGCTTTTGAAGTTATGGAAAAAGCCTATGCTCCATACTCAAACTATCATGTTGGAGCTTGTGTTAAAACTAAAGATGGTAAATACCATGTTGGAGCAAATGTTGAAAATGCTTCTTATGGATTAACTAACTGTGCTGAAAGAAGTGCTCTATTCCATGTATATTCTTTAGGATATAGACAAGAAGACATTGTATCTATGGCTCTTGTCACTGGAGGTAACACTTTAGGTAGTCCTTGTGGAGCTTGTAGACAAGTTATGGTTGAACTTTTAAATAGAGACACACCTGTAGTTATTGCTAATACAAATTCACAAGCTATGGTAACTACTATTGCTGAACTTTTACCATTTTCTTTTACTAGTGATGATTTAAAATAG
- the udp gene encoding uridine phosphorylase, with protein sequence MKYAEEGLQYHIGLRKGDVGKYVILPGDPKRCAKIAKHFDNAVLVADSREYVTYTGYLDGVKVSVTSTGIGGPSASIALEELVKSGADTFLRVGTCGGMQTDIMGGDLVIATGAIRMEGTSKEYAPIEFPAVANLDITNALVQAAKDLNKKYHVGIVQCKDAFYGQHEPETKPVDYELINKWNAWVRLGCKASEMESAALFVVGDYLRVRVGSSFLVVANQEREKLGLENPVIHDTESAIEITIQAIRNLIKQDKEAGVL encoded by the coding sequence ATGAAATATGCAGAAGAAGGTTTACAATATCACATTGGATTAAGAAAAGGTGATGTTGGTAAATATGTTATTTTACCTGGAGATCCAAAACGTTGTGCTAAAATAGCTAAACATTTTGATAATGCAGTACTAGTTGCTGATAGCAGAGAATATGTTACATATACTGGTTATTTAGATGGAGTTAAAGTTAGTGTTACTTCTACTGGTATAGGTGGTCCATCTGCTTCTATCGCTTTAGAAGAATTAGTTAAATCTGGTGCTGACACTTTCTTAAGAGTTGGAACTTGTGGTGGAATGCAAACTGACATAATGGGTGGAGATTTAGTTATTGCTACTGGGGCTATCCGTATGGAAGGAACAAGTAAAGAGTATGCACCTATCGAATTCCCAGCTGTTGCAAATTTAGATATAACAAATGCTTTAGTTCAAGCTGCTAAAGACTTAAACAAAAAATATCATGTTGGAATTGTTCAGTGTAAGGACGCTTTTTATGGACAACACGAACCTGAAACTAAACCTGTTGATTATGAATTAATCAATAAATGGAATGCTTGGGTACGTCTTGGATGTAAAGCTTCTGAAATGGAGTCGGCTGCTCTTTTCGTAGTTGGAGATTACTTAAGAGTTCGTGTTGGTTCATCTTTCTTAGTAGTAGCTAACCAAGAGAGAGAGAAATTAGGATTAGAAAATCCAGTAATACACGATACAGAATCTGCTATTGAAATTACTATACAAGCGATTCGTAATCTAATCAAACAAGATAAAGAAGCAGGAGTTTTATAG
- the deoD gene encoding purine-nucleoside phosphorylase, with protein sequence MTPHNNAKIGEIAKNVLMPGDPLRAKFIAETFLEDIKLVNSVRNTLAYTGKYKGKDITVMASGMGMPSIGIYSYELFNVYGVENIVRVGSAGAYVDKLDVYDVVLADSAWSQSTFAHTQNGYESDTTYPDKELNEKIIKTAEKLGVPLHVEKIHSSDVFYTEPNVDSYKEHFAKHGCTCVEMESFALFHNAKVLGKKAACLLTISDSFTSHKVTTPEERQTAFTKMMEIALETFVD encoded by the coding sequence ATGACACCACATAATAACGCAAAAATCGGAGAAATAGCAAAAAATGTATTGATGCCAGGAGATCCTTTAAGAGCTAAATTTATAGCTGAAACTTTCTTAGAGGATATAAAATTAGTTAACTCTGTAAGAAATACACTTGCTTATACAGGAAAATACAAGGGAAAAGATATAACTGTTATGGCTTCTGGAATGGGAATGCCTTCAATAGGAATTTACTCTTACGAGCTTTTCAATGTTTATGGAGTAGAAAATATTGTACGTGTTGGTTCTGCTGGAGCTTATGTTGATAAATTAGATGTTTATGATGTTGTTTTAGCTGACTCTGCTTGGAGCCAATCTACATTCGCACATACACAAAATGGATATGAAAGTGACACTACTTATCCTGATAAAGAGTTAAATGAAAAAATCATTAAAACTGCTGAAAAATTAGGTGTTCCTTTACATGTTGAAAAAATTCACTCAAGTGATGTTTTCTATACTGAACCAAATGTAGACAGCTATAAAGAACACTTTGCTAAGCATGGATGTACTTGTGTTGAGATGGAAAGTTTCGCTCTATTCCACAATGCAAAAGTATTAGGTAAAAAGGCTGCTTGTCTTTTAACTATATCTGACTCATTTACATCACACAAAGTTACAACTCCAGAGGAGAGACAAACTGCATTTACTAAAATGATGGAAATTGCTTTAGAAACATTTGTTGACTAA
- a CDS encoding DnaJ domain-containing protein has protein sequence MIYSISLTFILILFLFIGLTFGFNRAVGMIPVLFIVFLLVAFLGWFAVNFFWVILLVVLINYLKNKNQPKSTKRRTYYYRYDSNGASDFEEFFRQASGNYSRQQYSGNYENPFGYAEDKSKYYTILGVTKDAGKDEIKKAYRDLVKQHHPDKFTNASESEKEYHENKLKEINEAYEKLSKDFS, from the coding sequence ATGATTTATAGTATTTCGTTAACATTTATACTGATACTATTTCTATTCATTGGCTTGACTTTTGGATTTAATAGAGCAGTAGGAATGATTCCAGTATTATTCATAGTATTTTTATTAGTAGCTTTTTTAGGATGGTTTGCTGTTAATTTTTTCTGGGTAATACTACTTGTTGTATTGATAAATTACTTAAAAAATAAAAATCAGCCTAAGAGCACGAAGAGAAGAACTTACTATTATAGATATGACAGTAATGGTGCAAGTGATTTTGAGGAGTTTTTTCGTCAGGCTAGTGGAAACTATAGCAGACAACAGTATAGTGGAAACTATGAAAATCCCTTTGGTTATGCTGAAGACAAAAGCAAGTATTATACTATATTAGGTGTTACTAAAGATGCTGGAAAAGATGAGATAAAAAAGGCTTACAGAGATCTGGTAAAACAACATCACCCAGATAAATTTACAAATGCTAGCGAGTCTGAAAAAGAGTATCACGAAAATAAATTAAAAGAAATAAATGAAGCTTATGAAAAACTTTCAAAAGATTTTTCTTAA
- a CDS encoding Fic family protein, which yields MIKSTYDVVEYEKDKKIKKENWEMAVGLNEVDGLKPSSYLKELINDSIEGKSTYLEIETKLHNYYKSQDITKQEIRDNKECDIVSTRIAEILEDGSFTFSPIYLKSIHRRLFENIFEGELEGWAGKFREINITKKEPILDGDTVTYANHFDILDYLKYDFEEEKSKDYTKLSQEQQVQRVAKFTSAIWQTHPFREGNTRTTAVFIEKYLRTKGYNVNNELFKENSVYFRNALVLSNYTNISKGINSNYEYLYSFFKKLLINREIKLEKMNISQKKK from the coding sequence ATGATAAAAAGTACTTATGATGTAGTTGAATATGAAAAAGATAAAAAAATAAAAAAAGAAAATTGGGAAATGGCAGTAGGTTTAAATGAAGTTGATGGATTGAAGCCTTCAAGCTATTTAAAAGAACTTATAAATGATTCAATAGAAGGTAAATCAACTTATTTAGAAATTGAAACTAAATTACATAATTATTATAAATCTCAAGACATTACTAAACAAGAAATTAGAGATAATAAAGAATGTGATATAGTATCTACAAGAATAGCAGAAATACTAGAGGATGGAAGTTTTACTTTTAGTCCAATTTATTTAAAAAGTATTCATAGAAGGCTTTTTGAAAATATATTTGAAGGAGAATTAGAAGGTTGGGCTGGAAAGTTTAGAGAGATAAATATAACTAAAAAAGAGCCAATATTAGATGGAGATACAGTAACTTATGCTAATCATTTTGATATTTTAGATTATTTAAAATATGATTTTGAAGAAGAAAAATCTAAAGATTATACTAAATTATCTCAAGAACAACAAGTTCAAAGAGTAGCAAAATTTACATCAGCTATTTGGCAAACACACCCATTTAGAGAAGGAAATACGAGAACAACAGCAGTATTTATAGAGAAATATCTTAGAACAAAAGGGTATAATGTCAATAATGAATTATTTAAAGAAAACTCTGTATATTTTAGAAATGCCTTAGTTTTATCAAATTATACCAATATTTCTAAAGGAATTAATAGTAATTATGAATACCTTTATTCATTCTTTAAGAAATTACTTATTAATAGAGAAATAAAACTAGAAAAAATGAATATTTCTCAAAAGAAAAAATAA
- a CDS encoding nucleoside transporter C-terminal domain-containing protein produces the protein MKGIIILVGILLVLGLMYLLSSHKKEVKLSIVVKAIIVQFIIALVLVKFPLGRTAVLKVSDVVTQILSYGFSGLSFVFGSLADPSQATGFIFIIGALGNIIFLSAFVAALFYLGILGFIVKIIGKVVGKILGTTQVESFVAVANMFLGQTESPILVSKYLGNMTQSEIMVVLVSGMGSMSATIIGGYTALGIPMEYLLTASALVPFGSIAISKILLPETEHAKVIEDVSMDRKGHHENIISAVTEGAVNGIQAVIAIAASLVAFISIVSLLNGVLGHFGFSLEKIFSYLFSPFGFFMGLEGDNIFYAGELLGFKLVLNEFVAFQSLGQRIASLDYRTGLMLTVAMAGFANISSMGICISGISILCPEKRNVLARLAFKAMIGGFTVSLLSAMIVGFITII, from the coding sequence ATGAAAGGAATTATTATTTTAGTTGGTATACTATTAGTTCTAGGATTAATGTATCTACTATCATCTCACAAAAAAGAGGTTAAGTTATCAATAGTTGTTAAAGCTATTATAGTTCAGTTTATTATCGCTTTAGTTTTAGTTAAATTCCCATTAGGTAGAACTGCTGTACTAAAGGTATCTGATGTTGTTACTCAGATCCTAAGTTATGGATTTAGTGGGTTATCATTTGTTTTTGGTAGTCTTGCTGACCCAAGTCAAGCTACTGGATTTATCTTTATCATAGGTGCTCTTGGAAATATCATTTTCCTTTCTGCATTTGTTGCTGCACTTTTTTACCTTGGAATTTTAGGATTTATCGTTAAAATTATAGGAAAAGTAGTTGGAAAAATTCTAGGAACTACTCAAGTAGAGAGCTTTGTTGCTGTTGCTAATATGTTCTTAGGTCAAACTGAAAGTCCAATACTTGTTAGTAAATACTTAGGTAATATGACTCAAAGTGAGATAATGGTTGTACTTGTTTCTGGAATGGGAAGTATGTCAGCTACTATAATAGGTGGTTATACTGCTCTTGGAATTCCAATGGAATACCTTTTAACTGCGTCAGCTTTAGTTCCTTTTGGAAGTATTGCTATTTCAAAAATTCTTTTACCTGAGACTGAGCATGCTAAAGTTATTGAAGATGTAAGTATGGATAGAAAAGGACACCATGAGAATATAATCTCTGCTGTTACTGAAGGAGCAGTTAATGGTATCCAAGCCGTTATTGCTATTGCAGCTTCATTAGTTGCTTTTATCTCAATAGTTTCACTTTTAAACGGTGTACTAGGACATTTTGGATTTAGTTTAGAAAAGATCTTCTCTTATCTATTCTCTCCATTTGGATTCTTTATGGGATTAGAAGGAGACAATATTTTCTATGCTGGTGAGTTACTTGGATTCAAATTAGTACTTAACGAGTTCGTAGCTTTCCAAAGCTTAGGACAACGTATTGCTAGCTTAGATTACAGAACTGGACTTATGTTAACAGTTGCTATGGCTGGTTTTGCTAATATTTCTAGTATGGGTATCTGTATCTCTGGTATCTCTATTCTTTGTCCAGAGAAGAGAAACGTACTAGCTAGACTTGCTTTTAAAGCTATGATAGGTGGATTTACTGTAAGTCTTTTAAGTGCTATGATTGTTGGATTTATTACAATTATATAA
- a CDS encoding phosphopentomutase yields the protein MKKYKRIFTIVLDSLGIGAMGDSAKYGDIGVDTLGHIAKSVPSLNIPNLQSLGIANLHPIQHVATVEKPLGYFAALNEASVGKDTMTGHWEMMGLHIEKPFQTFTDTGFPKELISELEKRCGRKVVGNKSASGTEILDEYGEHEIATGDMIVYTSADSVLQICGHEEHMGLENLYKYCEIARELTMKDEWKVGRIIARPYIGEKKGEFKRTSNRHDYALKPYGQTTLNALKNANLDVISVGKINDIFDGEGVTESHKSKSSVHGMEQTIELADKDFTGLCFVNLVDFDALWGHRRNPQGYAEELEKFDKNLGVLLSKLKEDDLLILTADHGNDPTYTGTDHTREQVPFIVYSPSFKGNGSLGEFDTFAVIGATIADNFDVQMPENTIGHSILDKFN from the coding sequence ATGAAAAAATACAAAAGAATTTTTACTATAGTTTTAGATTCACTTGGAATTGGTGCTATGGGTGATTCTGCTAAATACGGAGATATTGGTGTAGACACTCTTGGACATATTGCTAAATCTGTTCCTAGCCTTAATATTCCAAACTTACAAAGCTTAGGAATTGCTAACTTACACCCTATCCAACATGTTGCAACTGTAGAAAAACCATTGGGATATTTTGCAGCTCTTAACGAAGCTAGTGTTGGAAAGGATACCATGACAGGACACTGGGAAATGATGGGACTTCATATTGAAAAACCATTCCAAACTTTTACTGATACTGGTTTCCCAAAAGAATTGATTTCTGAGCTTGAAAAAAGATGTGGACGTAAAGTTGTAGGTAATAAATCTGCTAGTGGTACTGAAATTCTTGATGAGTATGGAGAGCATGAAATCGCTACTGGTGACATGATTGTCTATACTAGTGCTGACTCTGTTTTACAAATCTGTGGACATGAGGAGCATATGGGACTTGAAAATTTATACAAATATTGTGAAATAGCCAGAGAACTTACTATGAAAGATGAATGGAAAGTTGGTAGAATCATAGCTAGACCATATATTGGTGAAAAAAAAGGAGAGTTTAAGAGAACAAGTAACAGACATGACTATGCTTTAAAGCCTTATGGACAAACTACTCTTAATGCTCTTAAAAATGCTAATTTAGATGTTATCTCTGTTGGAAAAATCAATGATATCTTTGATGGTGAAGGAGTGACTGAGTCTCACAAATCTAAGAGCTCTGTTCATGGAATGGAGCAAACTATTGAATTAGCTGATAAAGATTTTACAGGGCTTTGTTTCGTTAATTTAGTTGATTTTGATGCTTTATGGGGACATAGAAGAAATCCTCAAGGTTATGCTGAAGAGTTAGAAAAATTCGATAAAAATTTAGGAGTACTACTTTCTAAATTAAAAGAGGATGATCTTTTAATTCTTACTGCTGACCATGGAAATGATCCTACATATACAGGAACTGACCATACAAGAGAGCAAGTTCCGTTTATTGTTTACTCTCCATCTTTTAAAGGAAATGGAAGTTTAGGAGAATTTGATACTTTTGCTGTAATAGGTGCTACTATTGCAGATAACTTTGATGTTCAAATGCCTGAAAATACAATTGGACACTCTATTTTAGATAAATTTAATTAA
- a CDS encoding MipA/OmpV family protein: protein MNKKLAMLGALFILGQSALAGNIGIGYGVTTPLYHNDKNDYVLPIVDLEYDKFFIKGGSTYGLSLGYKLIEEDNYVLSLYGMPFGGYEVKNSDMKSGYKGIDDRDTHVMGGAELVYYPGIYSLETSVSAEYGEEGGHFTFRINRPYQISSKLTIIPSINYVYYDSNFVDYYFGVDSREVGRPGGEKINSTFSGEGAHRFGAGILGNYKVNDAISIMGFTGVAKVSGEIANSPIVDNDVIYILGTGVMYTF from the coding sequence ATGAATAAAAAATTGGCTATGTTAGGAGCTTTATTTATTTTAGGACAGAGTGCATTAGCAGGAAATATTGGAATAGGGTATGGAGTGACAACTCCACTTTATCATAATGATAAAAATGACTATGTATTACCAATAGTTGATTTAGAATATGACAAGTTTTTCATAAAGGGTGGAAGTACATATGGACTATCATTAGGTTACAAATTAATAGAAGAGGATAATTATGTATTATCACTATATGGAATGCCTTTTGGTGGATATGAAGTAAAAAATAGTGATATGAAATCTGGATATAAAGGAATTGACGATAGAGATACTCATGTAATGGGAGGAGCTGAATTAGTATACTATCCAGGAATATATAGCTTAGAGACATCAGTATCTGCTGAGTATGGAGAAGAGGGAGGACATTTTACATTTAGAATAAATAGACCTTACCAAATTTCATCTAAGTTGACAATAATCCCTTCAATAAACTATGTATATTATGATTCTAACTTCGTGGATTACTATTTTGGTGTTGACTCAAGAGAGGTAGGAAGACCTGGTGGAGAGAAGATAAATAGTACATTTAGTGGAGAGGGAGCACATAGATTTGGAGCTGGAATTTTAGGAAATTATAAAGTAAATGATGCTATCTCTATAATGGGATTCACAGGTGTTGCTAAAGTTTCTGGAGAGATTGCTAACTCACCAATAGTAGATAATGATGTTATCTATATTTTAGGAACAGGTGTAATGTACACATTCTAA
- a CDS encoding tetratricopeptide repeat protein has translation MENDLLKTQLFAEFEVEKLKQKEEEVRMSLLINPNDFELLRELAIILYHKNDYASAIKVYKKVLEYKENKVEGYAFLGQLYYENEEYKKAIEMFEKALDINPDFAFGHFLLGNAYSRAGDIMNAITSYDFAIFLDLDIYKAHLDFAEKYEKMGAYERAIREYRLAYDIDPREKSVREKIKDLEGKIRRTDDL, from the coding sequence GTGGAAAATGATCTATTAAAAACACAATTATTTGCTGAATTTGAGGTTGAAAAACTAAAACAAAAGGAAGAAGAAGTAAGAATGTCACTCTTAATCAATCCAAATGATTTTGAACTCTTGAGAGAATTAGCTATTATTTTATATCATAAAAATGATTATGCAAGTGCGATAAAAGTTTATAAAAAAGTTTTAGAGTATAAAGAGAATAAAGTGGAAGGATATGCTTTTTTAGGACAACTTTACTATGAGAATGAAGAGTATAAAAAAGCTATAGAGATGTTTGAAAAAGCACTGGACATCAATCCAGATTTCGCATTTGGACATTTTTTACTAGGAAATGCATATTCTAGGGCTGGAGATATTATGAATGCTATTACTAGTTATGACTTTGCAATATTTTTGGATTTAGATATCTACAAAGCTCATTTGGATTTTGCTGAAAAATATGAAAAGATGGGAGCTTATGAGAGAGCTATAAGAGAGTATAGATTAGCTTATGATATAGATCCTAGAGAGAAGAGTGTAAGAGAGAAGATAAAAGATTTAGAAGGAAAAATAAGGAGAACAGATGATTTATAG
- the deoC gene encoding deoxyribose-phosphate aldolase — protein sequence MDRNKMLSTVDHTLLTQTATWADIKQILDDGIKYKAASACIPASYVKACKEYVGDKLPICTVIGFPTGYSTTAVKVFETEDAIKNGADEIDMVINIGDLKDKKYDAILNEIKAIHKACNGKILKVIIETCLLTEEEKIKMCEIVTESGAEYIKTSTGFSTGGATFDDVILMKKHVGKDVKIKAAGGISSLDDAAKFIELGADRLGTSRIVKLIKGENAENMY from the coding sequence ATGGATAGAAATAAAATGTTAAGTACTGTTGATCATACTCTTTTAACTCAAACTGCTACTTGGGCTGATATTAAACAGATCCTTGATGACGGAATTAAATACAAAGCTGCATCTGCATGTATTCCAGCTTCTTACGTTAAAGCTTGTAAAGAATATGTAGGAGATAAATTACCTATTTGTACTGTTATAGGATTCCCTACTGGTTACTCTACAACTGCTGTTAAAGTATTTGAAACTGAAGATGCTATTAAAAATGGTGCTGATGAGATAGATATGGTTATCAATATTGGTGATCTTAAAGATAAAAAATATGATGCTATTTTAAATGAAATAAAAGCTATTCACAAAGCTTGTAATGGAAAAATTCTTAAAGTTATCATTGAAACTTGCCTTTTAACTGAAGAAGAAAAAATAAAAATGTGTGAAATAGTTACTGAATCAGGAGCTGAATATATTAAAACTTCTACTGGTTTCTCTACTGGTGGAGCTACTTTTGATGATGTAATCCTTATGAAAAAACACGTTGGAAAAGATGTTAAAATAAAAGCAGCTGGTGGAATCTCATCTCTTGATGATGCAGCTAAATTTATTGAATTAGGTGCTGATAGACTTGGTACTAGTAGAATTGTTAAACTTATAAAAGGTGAAAATGCTGAAAATATGTATTAA